The following coding sequences are from one Oceaniferula flava window:
- a CDS encoding inositol monophosphatase family protein produces MNDLSATLTSCIDLVRRVGDFQLSHFRKMPDDASDMKAVRETVSFVDVESENMLSQGLLPLVDNAGFYGEESGKSGSQELVWIVDPLDGTTNYLSGLDQFSISVALVEAGKTILGVIYKPATGEVYSSVRRQGVCYNGEPTKPTHPEIEAKDALFSTGFPYRSADVAEQFFQAAPQVLTLGRGIRRSGSAALDVANLAMGWQQGFWETDLQPYDIAAGMLMMAENGIVVTNHQGKPYDMFNDRLMVAGLSKVHEKLLPVISANYAL; encoded by the coding sequence ATGAACGACCTTTCAGCGACCCTCACCAGTTGTATCGATCTCGTCCGCCGTGTCGGAGATTTTCAACTCAGCCACTTCCGCAAAATGCCGGATGATGCCAGTGATATGAAGGCGGTGCGTGAGACCGTGTCCTTCGTCGATGTCGAGTCGGAGAACATGCTCTCGCAAGGATTATTGCCACTCGTTGATAACGCTGGGTTCTACGGCGAGGAAAGTGGCAAGTCCGGTAGCCAGGAGCTGGTATGGATTGTCGATCCGCTCGACGGCACCACCAACTACCTCAGTGGACTCGATCAGTTTTCCATTTCGGTCGCCTTGGTGGAAGCCGGCAAAACTATCCTCGGAGTCATCTATAAACCGGCTACCGGCGAGGTCTATTCCAGCGTCCGAAGGCAGGGGGTGTGTTACAATGGCGAGCCGACCAAGCCAACCCATCCGGAGATCGAAGCCAAAGACGCCTTGTTCTCCACCGGCTTTCCATATCGTTCCGCCGACGTTGCTGAACAGTTTTTCCAAGCCGCACCCCAGGTTCTCACACTTGGCAGAGGTATCCGCAGATCGGGCAGCGCAGCGCTCGATGTTGCCAACTTGGCCATGGGCTGGCAGCAAGGATTCTGGGAAACTGATCTCCAGCCTTATGACATCGCAGCCGGCATGCTGATGATGGCTGAAAACGGGATCGTAGTGACCAATCATCAAGGCAAACCCTATGACATGTTCAACGACCGCTTAATGGTCGCAGGCCTATCAAAGGTTCATGAAAAATTGTTGCCGGTGATTTCCGCCAACTACGCGCTGTAG
- a CDS encoding NAD+ synthase, translating into MKIGIAQLNAVVGDFPGNAKRIMAAYRECLEKGAEIVIVPELALVGYPPRDLLFKSQFVPKCLQALDYLADEVGEVPMLVGYVDFCEPETVGKPFRNAAAFLHEGKVKHKIWKTLLPSYDVFDERRYFEPGECCDPIEWNGQRLGITICEDIWTEDYLYRPLYERDPAEELKGKGIDVILNLSASPFSQGKPQRRWEMLAEVAKEAEVPVVYCNCIGGNDQLIFDGNSLAVDAQGRPLAALSAFAEECRVVDLAQTGSDEHQPADTCEEEENYQALVLGLRDYAHKCGFTTACLGLSGGIDSALTAALACDALGAENVHGLTMPSQFSSGGSVDHSVELAKALGMTCDTVPIAETFEQVKSAMAPVFGDQPEDVTEENMQARIRGLFLMSLSNKSGRLLLTTGNKSELAVGYCTMYGDMCGGLAVISDLPKMQVYALSRWINRDKEIIPWDTIEKPPSAELRPDQKDQDTLPPYETLDAILELYVEQHLSAAEIIDGHGFDENLVRWVQRRVDLNEWKRFQAAPGLRVTSKAFGMGRRMPIVQRFSD; encoded by the coding sequence ATGAAGATTGGAATAGCTCAGCTCAACGCCGTTGTGGGGGATTTCCCCGGCAACGCCAAACGGATCATGGCCGCTTACCGCGAGTGCCTGGAAAAGGGTGCCGAGATTGTGATCGTGCCTGAGCTGGCACTGGTCGGCTACCCGCCACGGGACCTGCTGTTCAAGTCGCAGTTTGTGCCGAAGTGCCTGCAGGCGCTGGACTATCTGGCCGATGAAGTCGGTGAGGTGCCGATGCTGGTGGGATACGTTGATTTCTGCGAGCCTGAGACCGTAGGTAAACCCTTCCGCAATGCCGCCGCCTTCCTCCATGAAGGCAAGGTGAAGCACAAGATCTGGAAAACCCTGCTGCCATCGTATGATGTCTTCGATGAGCGACGGTATTTTGAGCCCGGCGAGTGCTGCGACCCTATCGAGTGGAACGGTCAGCGCCTGGGCATCACTATTTGCGAGGATATTTGGACCGAAGACTATCTCTACCGTCCACTGTATGAACGCGACCCGGCCGAGGAGCTGAAGGGCAAGGGGATCGATGTGATTCTCAACCTCAGCGCCTCGCCATTCAGTCAGGGGAAACCGCAACGTCGCTGGGAAATGCTGGCCGAAGTGGCCAAGGAGGCGGAAGTGCCGGTGGTGTATTGCAATTGCATCGGTGGCAATGATCAGCTGATTTTTGATGGCAATTCCCTGGCGGTGGACGCACAAGGACGACCTCTCGCAGCTCTCTCTGCCTTCGCCGAGGAGTGTCGGGTGGTGGATCTCGCCCAGACTGGTAGCGACGAGCACCAACCGGCAGACACCTGCGAGGAAGAGGAAAACTACCAAGCACTGGTGCTCGGCCTGCGCGATTATGCTCACAAGTGCGGCTTTACCACCGCTTGCCTCGGGCTGAGCGGAGGGATCGACTCCGCGCTCACCGCCGCGCTTGCCTGCGATGCGCTGGGGGCGGAAAATGTCCACGGGCTGACGATGCCCAGCCAATTTTCCTCCGGTGGCAGTGTCGATCACTCGGTCGAGCTGGCTAAAGCTTTGGGAATGACCTGCGACACGGTGCCGATTGCCGAGACCTTCGAGCAGGTCAAGTCGGCCATGGCTCCGGTTTTTGGAGACCAACCAGAAGACGTGACCGAGGAGAACATGCAGGCGCGGATCCGTGGTCTATTTCTAATGTCACTCTCGAATAAATCGGGTCGATTGCTCCTGACCACCGGCAATAAAAGTGAACTCGCGGTGGGCTACTGCACGATGTATGGCGACATGTGTGGCGGTCTGGCCGTGATCAGCGATTTGCCGAAGATGCAGGTCTACGCACTCTCACGCTGGATCAACCGCGATAAGGAAATCATCCCTTGGGATACCATTGAAAAGCCGCCGAGCGCCGAGCTTCGTCCCGACCAAAAAGATCAGGACACGCTGCCACCATACGAGACCTTGGACGCCATCCTCGAGCTTTACGTCGAGCAACATCTCTCCGCCGCCGAGATCATTGACGGTCACGGTTTCGATGAAAACCTTGTCCGCTGGGTGCAACGTCGGGTAGACTTGAACGAGTGGAAGAGATTTCAGGCTGCTCCAGGCCTTAGGGTCACTTCCAAAGCCTTCGGCATGGGGCGCCGCATGCCCATTGTGCAGCGCTTCAGCGACTAG
- the htpG gene encoding molecular chaperone HtpG, giving the protein MSTATEEHTHSFQAEVRQLLDIVIHSLYTDKEIFVRELVSNASDALEKMRLKSLTEKDVFKADRELAIEITTDEEAKTLTISDSGIGMNKDELVENLGTIAHSGTKAFLEKMKEQGDNNADVIGQFGVGFYSAFMAAYKVEVHTHSWENGTDGHTWSSDGATGYSIDENSDAKRGCSIVVYLKDDMEEFSQEARIKGILEKYSNFVSFPIKLNGEHINTVEALWLKSKSEITEEQYNEFYKFTAHAFDDPRYTMHFSADAPLTINALLFTPTENTEQFGMGQMEAGVSLYCRKVLIDAKPEKLLPEWLRFLRGVIDSEDLPLNISRESMQDSALVQKLNGLITKRYLKFLEKEAKNNSEDYLDFYKKFSRFLKEGIATSYEHQAQLAGLLRFESSLEEAGKLTSFAEYIDRAKDEQENIYYLTGMSRDAIESGPYLEAFKARGLEVCFFTEPVDQYVMEALPEFKGKKLVSADRGEIDLEDVATEGEELDEKSAEKLIEFLEKELGERVEKVEASGRLIDSPVAALTPKDAPNAQMRAMMQSMGQDMPATKATLEINPRHEVIHGLAKLVDSDEDTAKLVAQQLTDNALLAAGLLENPHQMAKRMNQLIEKLVK; this is encoded by the coding sequence ATGTCTACAGCTACAGAAGAACATACCCACTCATTCCAGGCGGAGGTCCGTCAGCTCCTCGACATCGTCATCCACTCACTTTACACCGATAAGGAAATCTTTGTCCGCGAGCTGGTTTCCAATGCTTCCGATGCGTTGGAAAAAATGCGCCTGAAGTCGCTCACCGAAAAAGATGTTTTCAAGGCCGACCGTGAACTGGCGATCGAAATCACCACCGATGAAGAAGCCAAGACGCTGACGATTTCCGACAGCGGCATCGGCATGAACAAGGACGAACTGGTCGAGAACCTCGGCACCATCGCTCACTCAGGCACCAAGGCATTCCTTGAGAAAATGAAAGAGCAAGGGGACAATAATGCCGATGTCATCGGTCAGTTCGGTGTCGGTTTCTACTCCGCCTTCATGGCCGCTTATAAAGTGGAAGTGCACACCCATTCCTGGGAAAACGGCACGGATGGTCACACCTGGAGCAGTGACGGCGCCACCGGTTACAGCATCGATGAAAATTCCGACGCCAAACGCGGCTGCTCAATCGTCGTCTACCTGAAAGACGACATGGAAGAGTTCTCCCAGGAAGCCCGCATCAAAGGGATCCTTGAGAAATACTCCAATTTTGTTTCCTTCCCAATCAAACTCAACGGCGAGCACATCAACACCGTCGAGGCGCTTTGGCTGAAAAGTAAATCTGAAATCACCGAGGAGCAATACAACGAGTTCTACAAGTTCACCGCTCACGCCTTCGATGATCCTCGCTACACCATGCACTTCAGTGCGGACGCGCCTCTGACCATCAACGCACTGCTGTTCACACCGACGGAAAACACCGAGCAATTTGGCATGGGCCAGATGGAAGCCGGGGTGTCGCTCTACTGCCGCAAGGTGCTGATCGATGCCAAACCGGAAAAGCTGCTGCCTGAGTGGCTGCGCTTCCTTCGCGGTGTCATCGACAGCGAAGACCTGCCGCTGAACATCTCTCGCGAATCAATGCAGGACAGCGCTCTGGTGCAGAAACTCAACGGACTGATCACCAAACGCTACCTCAAGTTCCTCGAGAAAGAGGCCAAGAACAACAGCGAGGACTACCTGGATTTCTACAAGAAGTTCAGCCGTTTCCTGAAAGAAGGGATCGCCACCAGCTATGAGCACCAGGCTCAACTCGCCGGGCTGTTACGTTTCGAGAGTTCGCTGGAAGAGGCTGGAAAGCTGACCTCCTTCGCGGAATACATCGATCGCGCCAAGGACGAGCAAGAGAACATCTACTACCTCACCGGCATGTCACGCGACGCCATCGAGAGCGGTCCATACCTCGAAGCCTTCAAGGCCCGCGGTCTGGAGGTGTGCTTCTTCACCGAGCCAGTCGATCAATACGTCATGGAGGCACTGCCTGAGTTCAAAGGCAAGAAACTGGTTTCTGCCGACCGTGGCGAAATCGACCTCGAAGACGTCGCCACCGAAGGCGAAGAGCTCGACGAGAAATCCGCAGAGAAACTGATCGAATTCCTCGAGAAGGAACTTGGTGAACGCGTCGAAAAAGTGGAGGCCTCCGGTCGACTGATCGATAGCCCGGTCGCCGCCCTGACTCCCAAAGATGCGCCCAACGCCCAAATGCGTGCGATGATGCAGTCGATGGGACAAGACATGCCCGCTACCAAAGCGACTCTGGAAATCAACCCTCGCCATGAGGTAATTCACGGACTGGCCAAGCTGGTGGATTCAGATGAAGACACTGCCAAACTAGTGGCTCAGCAGCTGACCGATAACGCGCTGCTTGCCGCCGGTCTGCTGGAAAACCCACACCAGATGGCCAAACGCATGAACCAGCTGATCGAGAAGCTGGTGAAGTAA
- a CDS encoding CAAX prenyl protease-related protein yields MDIQQLKTDRTVAHVAPLAVFMLLLVPYQLTGWPEWNHPDAPWWRHYPAQWMYPIQSLIAIGLLLFFRKNYELKWSRHVWLGALMGAIGIGFWILPTQIHSWMGLEGKQEGILKYLGVMPRTEGFNPQDLADKFGGNEAVYWTSLILRFFRAVVVVALVEEIFWRGFLMRFLLDPDRDYWKVPFGKPAWISYLVTTGAFMLVHQPVDYLGAIIFGSLMYWLAVRTKSLTACVVMHGVANLIMGWYALHFAKYGLW; encoded by the coding sequence ATGGATATTCAGCAGCTGAAAACCGACCGCACGGTGGCCCACGTGGCTCCCTTGGCGGTGTTCATGCTGCTTTTGGTCCCTTACCAGCTCACCGGATGGCCCGAGTGGAATCATCCGGACGCTCCCTGGTGGCGACATTACCCGGCGCAGTGGATGTATCCTATTCAGTCATTGATTGCGATAGGATTGCTTCTATTTTTCCGTAAAAACTATGAGTTGAAATGGAGTCGGCATGTGTGGCTGGGTGCGTTGATGGGGGCGATTGGAATTGGCTTCTGGATCCTGCCCACCCAAATTCACAGCTGGATGGGCCTGGAAGGAAAACAGGAGGGGATTCTGAAATATCTCGGCGTGATGCCTCGGACCGAAGGTTTCAATCCGCAAGACCTGGCCGACAAGTTTGGCGGCAATGAAGCGGTTTACTGGACCTCGTTGATTCTACGTTTTTTCCGTGCCGTGGTGGTCGTGGCACTGGTCGAGGAGATCTTCTGGCGAGGGTTTCTGATGCGCTTCCTGCTCGATCCGGATCGCGACTACTGGAAGGTGCCCTTTGGCAAACCGGCGTGGATTTCCTACCTGGTCACCACCGGTGCCTTCATGCTGGTGCATCAGCCGGTGGATTACTTGGGTGCGATCATTTTTGGCTCGTTGATGTATTGGCTCGCTGTCCGGACCAAGAGTCTGACGGCCTGCGTGGTGATGCACGGAGTGGCGAATCTGATCATGGGCTGGTATGCCCTGCACTTTGCCAAATACGGCCTGTGGTAG
- a CDS encoding right-handed parallel beta-helix repeat-containing protein — MKNTDARKILGLDPGDDPRSFIPTFEETVAYKKDLMENAPSPELRYRYEQELLEYTAAVKVVAGRKRLRPNTDFVVVLMLIGALSACGWWGYNWYQRQWNIDAELKQRTTYLSSLGRAAVSKRKWSEAESAYKEILTLEPGSSVAVEGMESIRLGKLEERNQQLFYSLGESQAALEAERWDEAERLALSVLKIDPENTTAKTKLELIAAGRHEHDVALKMEAVTAAVDAGKMAEARQAIAELRKIDPKNQQLPDFVRKVDRVSATIRANQAKALSLMEKAKKLDTGEFNAEAMAYLVEARKLDPSNSEISNLHSKMSAYTRAIKVPGDYATIAAALEGARPRDLIRISPGTYKESLEIHQPVRLEGSADGKTILQMPADQASLITIHPTAKGSLISGLTLVHEGFDHGGDRFSGITVMAQDVTLAACSVTHSAGHGIAVFDGAKATITSCEISECGWDGISVYGQDSQVTLRNTQSTNNIQHGLAFWQGGGGVVSKCKMTQNGLCGILAMSPAVQVTIAGSICSKNREAGILISDGAKALVQANRCDGNLLSGIVVRGEKTSADVTNNVAMGNQESGILTHLGVTIGKFEKNDARSNGSRQIWRDASLSSTSPQE; from the coding sequence ATGAAGAATACGGATGCTCGCAAAATCCTCGGACTTGATCCAGGGGACGACCCTCGCTCGTTCATCCCGACCTTTGAGGAGACGGTTGCCTACAAGAAGGACCTGATGGAAAATGCTCCCAGCCCCGAGCTCAGATATCGTTATGAGCAAGAGCTGCTGGAATACACCGCCGCCGTCAAGGTAGTGGCGGGAAGGAAACGCCTCCGTCCCAATACCGATTTTGTGGTAGTGCTGATGCTCATCGGCGCGCTCAGTGCCTGTGGCTGGTGGGGGTATAATTGGTATCAACGCCAGTGGAATATCGACGCCGAGCTGAAACAACGCACTACCTACTTATCCAGCCTTGGACGGGCAGCAGTGAGTAAACGCAAATGGTCCGAGGCGGAATCCGCCTATAAGGAAATCCTCACCCTGGAGCCTGGCTCTTCAGTCGCTGTGGAGGGTATGGAGTCGATCCGCCTTGGTAAGCTCGAGGAACGCAACCAGCAGTTGTTCTACTCGCTGGGCGAAAGCCAAGCGGCGCTTGAGGCCGAACGCTGGGACGAAGCGGAGCGGCTGGCGTTGTCGGTGTTGAAAATTGATCCGGAAAATACCACTGCCAAGACGAAGTTGGAATTGATCGCCGCTGGTAGACACGAGCACGATGTGGCGCTGAAAATGGAAGCTGTCACCGCCGCTGTGGATGCCGGTAAGATGGCAGAAGCGCGCCAAGCCATTGCCGAGCTACGCAAAATCGATCCGAAGAATCAACAGCTGCCAGATTTTGTTCGAAAGGTGGATCGGGTCAGTGCCACCATCCGAGCGAATCAGGCGAAGGCACTGTCCTTGATGGAAAAAGCCAAGAAGCTCGATACTGGCGAGTTTAACGCCGAGGCGATGGCTTACTTGGTGGAAGCTCGCAAGTTAGACCCAAGCAACAGCGAAATCTCCAACCTACACAGCAAGATGAGCGCCTACACCCGCGCTATCAAAGTTCCGGGTGACTACGCCACGATTGCCGCCGCCCTCGAAGGGGCCCGACCACGCGATCTGATCCGCATTTCTCCCGGCACCTACAAGGAATCGCTCGAGATTCACCAACCGGTGCGACTTGAGGGATCCGCCGATGGAAAAACAATTCTGCAGATGCCTGCGGATCAAGCATCTCTGATCACCATTCACCCAACAGCCAAAGGCAGCCTGATCAGTGGCTTAACCTTGGTGCATGAAGGGTTCGACCACGGAGGCGATCGCTTTTCCGGCATCACCGTTATGGCTCAGGACGTTACTCTTGCCGCCTGCAGTGTTACCCATTCCGCTGGCCACGGTATTGCGGTGTTTGATGGTGCGAAAGCCACAATTACCAGCTGCGAAATCAGCGAATGCGGCTGGGATGGAATTTCTGTCTATGGTCAAGACAGCCAAGTGACCCTGCGCAACACCCAGAGCACGAACAATATTCAACACGGATTGGCGTTCTGGCAGGGGGGGGGGGGCGTCGTCAGCAAGTGTAAGATGACCCAGAACGGGCTCTGCGGTATCCTCGCAATGAGCCCGGCGGTGCAGGTGACCATTGCGGGCAGTATTTGTTCGAAAAACCGCGAAGCCGGCATCCTCATTTCCGATGGAGCCAAGGCGCTGGTGCAGGCGAATCGCTGCGATGGTAATCTGCTCAGCGGCATCGTCGTTCGCGGAGAAAAAACCAGTGCGGATGTTACCAATAACGTGGCTATGGGCAATCAGGAGTCGGGAATCCTGACTCATCTTGGAGTGACGATTGGTAAGTTTGAGAAAAACGATGCCCGCTCCAATGGAAGCCGGCAGATCTGGCGCGATGCCTCGCTGAGCAGCACCTCGCCACAAGAATAA
- a CDS encoding DUF2752 domain-containing protein: MKSKPGEDGRSRKKPRVRLLSVLLENRRLGWAMLIGGLVYFGLSSLGIRVATCPVRELSDWRCPGCGLTTSTKLLLQGRWDGAFNAHWFAPVFMLFWVSVAVGLILPEPRRGQFLNWVRTSERVTQWPLVLGILLLIYALTRNIISN, encoded by the coding sequence ATGAAATCGAAACCCGGTGAGGATGGCCGCAGCCGTAAAAAACCGCGGGTGCGTTTGCTCTCGGTCTTGCTTGAGAACCGACGCCTCGGCTGGGCCATGCTGATTGGGGGGCTGGTTTACTTCGGCCTTTCCAGTTTGGGTATCCGGGTGGCTACCTGCCCGGTTCGAGAACTCAGCGATTGGCGATGTCCGGGCTGTGGACTGACCACTAGCACCAAATTGCTCCTGCAAGGTCGCTGGGACGGGGCTTTCAATGCTCATTGGTTTGCACCGGTCTTTATGCTCTTTTGGGTCTCTGTAGCCGTGGGGTTGATCTTACCGGAGCCGCGCCGCGGGCAATTTCTCAATTGGGTGCGAACCAGCGAGCGGGTGACCCAGTGGCCGTTGGTTTTGGGGATCCTCTTACTCATTTATGCATTGACTCGGAACATAATTTCAAACTAG
- a CDS encoding acyltransferase family protein produces the protein MSDEKSQEAADPAQRLFSLDALRGFEMFWIIGGSGFVLALANLLDVDDFWLRELSVQLTHVQWEGFHFYDLIFPLFIFLAGMAVPYSILAKLDNGVSAWRLQVKILIRSMMLILIGLSFSALSFQPDHIRFYNVLWLIGMSYLIGASITLHVESWQMRLVIFVTVLVFYHLILMYLPYPGKGQQMTQENNLAAWLDRNLISTALYRENYDPEGSIRILPAGMLCLLGALAGEWVRGYGRARLRCGLELIAAGLLCLGLGWLWSQLIPIVKDLWSPSFILCSAGWSFLCFAAFYITMDVARQRWLGWFFIPIGMNAILIYASQWYVPWKNIRDFVFRGLARSQSDTDVQQLILLGGLVLVQWLVLYWLYRKKAFLSV, from the coding sequence ATGTCTGACGAAAAGTCTCAAGAAGCTGCCGATCCGGCGCAACGTCTGTTTTCTCTGGATGCTCTCCGCGGCTTTGAGATGTTCTGGATTATTGGGGGTTCGGGTTTTGTTCTAGCATTGGCAAATCTGCTAGACGTGGACGATTTCTGGCTTCGAGAGTTATCGGTTCAATTGACTCATGTTCAATGGGAAGGGTTCCATTTTTACGATTTAATTTTCCCGTTGTTTATCTTCCTCGCTGGCATGGCAGTGCCCTATTCAATATTGGCCAAGCTGGACAATGGTGTATCGGCTTGGCGCTTACAGGTTAAGATTCTCATCCGATCGATGATGTTGATTTTGATCGGGCTGAGTTTTAGCGCTCTCAGTTTTCAACCCGATCACATCCGTTTTTACAACGTGCTCTGGCTGATTGGAATGAGTTATTTGATCGGTGCCAGCATCACCCTGCACGTGGAATCGTGGCAAATGCGGTTGGTGATTTTCGTGACTGTGCTCGTCTTCTATCACCTGATTCTGATGTATCTTCCCTATCCTGGAAAAGGACAGCAGATGACGCAGGAAAATAATCTGGCAGCCTGGCTCGATCGCAATCTCATCAGCACCGCGTTGTATCGGGAAAATTATGACCCGGAAGGCAGTATTCGTATTTTACCCGCAGGAATGCTCTGTCTGTTAGGCGCTTTGGCTGGTGAGTGGGTGCGGGGGTATGGCCGGGCCAGATTGCGCTGTGGTCTTGAGCTGATTGCGGCAGGACTGTTGTGTCTCGGTCTTGGCTGGCTGTGGAGTCAGCTAATCCCCATCGTCAAGGATCTCTGGTCGCCTTCATTCATTCTCTGCTCGGCAGGCTGGTCTTTCCTGTGTTTTGCCGCCTTCTACATCACCATGGATGTTGCCAGACAGCGTTGGCTGGGGTGGTTCTTTATCCCGATCGGGATGAACGCCATTCTGATTTATGCCAGCCAATGGTATGTGCCGTGGAAAAATATTCGTGACTTTGTTTTCCGTGGTTTGGCCCGCAGTCAAAGCGATACGGATGTGCAGCAGCTCATCCTGCTCGGCGGACTGGTTCTGGTGCAGTGGCTGGTGCTCTATTGGCTGTATAGGAAAAAGGCTTTTCTCAGTGTGTGA